A genome region from Planifilum fulgidum includes the following:
- a CDS encoding DNA polymerase III subunit alpha — MNFVHLHVHTEYSLLDGAARIKELVRKAEEQGMEALAITDHGAMHGVVPFYRECLERGIRPIIGCEVYVTPGNMEEKPSPRENRIYHLLLLAETTEGYKNLMKLVSEAHLRGYHYKPRVDKALLRRFRRGLIATSACLSGEIPRAILEGRFQDARRIAEEYRDLFGDGNFFLELQHHGVPEEMKVNRHLIALAEETGIPLVATNDVHYVNREDHDVQDCLLCIGTGRRLDEEDRMRFPTREFYLKAPEEMTRLFADVPEAIRNTVRIAERCRVEIPLGKRLLPRFPVPEGYTASSYLRELCRRGAVERYGSIPPEVRERLRYELDVIERMGFSDYFLVVWDFVRFAHERGIATGPGRGSAAGSLVAYVLRITDIDPLRYGLLFERFLNPERISMPDIDIDFNYERRDEVIEYVSRKYGPDRVAQIITFGTMAPRAAVRDVGRVMGLPYPEVDRVAKLIPASPGMTLEKAFQAEPRLKQLCESNPRMARLMEVVKKVEGLPRHASTHAAGLVISEKPLTEYVPLMRGSDGGRLTQYPMDVLESIGLLKADFLGLRNLTVIERAKGIIRETEGKEIRFDRMDMEDEETYRMLGRGETIGVFQLESAGMRRVLRELKPSCFEDLIAVLALYRPGPMDQIPRFIRAKHGKEPVIYPHPDLEPILKDTYGIIVYQEQIMQIASRMAGFTLGQADLLRRAVAKKKRELLNEQRDAFLAGCRANGYDEETGRRVYDLIVRFADYGFNRSHSAAYAVLAYQTAYLKANHPLAFMAALLTTVMGSQGKMAEYVEECRRMGIEVLPPDVNRSGRSFRVEGKAIRFGLEAVKNVGTHAIEAILRERKRRPFRDLFDLCARVDLRHVNRRVLESLIQCGATESLEGHRALQLAMLDEAIERGSAFQQLRSEDQLDLFEDETLTLSSPRFDYSNTVPFSRKEILEMERELLGLYLSGHPLDGYRKALPRLTTHTLAELEECRDGERVSIAGMITHVKPITTRKGEPMAFVTAEDWSRQVEVILFPRTYQKYRPLLQTDRPVRISGRINLHEEGVKILADTLEDLERLAKDPPAVPEASARTSQASPARKGVPGGEESPAAAFIRISPRHEDGQVLQSLKQVLLRHRGDVPVYLFYERTKRVLALPVSKYGIRPSEECRARIEEILGKRTFRLKEPPRAEGGDCTD, encoded by the coding sequence ATGAATTTTGTGCACCTTCATGTCCATACCGAATACAGCTTGCTGGACGGGGCGGCGCGGATCAAAGAGCTGGTCCGGAAGGCCGAAGAGCAGGGCATGGAGGCCCTGGCCATCACCGACCACGGGGCGATGCACGGCGTGGTTCCCTTCTACCGGGAATGCCTGGAGCGGGGAATCCGCCCGATCATCGGCTGCGAAGTGTATGTCACACCGGGGAACATGGAGGAGAAACCCTCCCCCCGGGAAAACCGGATTTACCACCTCCTGCTGTTGGCGGAAACCACCGAGGGATACAAAAATCTGATGAAGCTGGTGTCGGAGGCCCATCTCCGGGGCTATCACTACAAACCCCGCGTGGACAAGGCCTTGCTCCGACGCTTTCGAAGGGGGCTGATCGCCACCAGCGCCTGCCTGTCGGGAGAAATTCCCCGGGCCATTCTGGAGGGGCGGTTTCAGGATGCGCGCCGGATCGCGGAGGAGTACCGGGATTTGTTCGGGGATGGAAATTTCTTCCTCGAACTCCAACATCATGGGGTTCCGGAGGAGATGAAGGTGAACCGGCACCTGATCGCCCTGGCGGAGGAGACGGGGATTCCCCTGGTGGCCACCAACGATGTCCACTATGTCAACCGGGAGGATCATGACGTTCAGGATTGCCTGCTGTGCATCGGCACCGGCCGGCGGCTCGACGAAGAGGACCGGATGCGCTTTCCCACCCGGGAATTTTATCTGAAGGCGCCGGAGGAGATGACCCGCCTGTTTGCCGACGTCCCGGAAGCGATCCGCAACACGGTCCGGATCGCGGAGCGGTGCCGGGTGGAAATCCCCTTAGGAAAGCGGCTGTTGCCCCGGTTTCCCGTCCCCGAGGGATACACGGCTTCTTCCTATCTGCGCGAGCTGTGCCGGCGGGGGGCCGTCGAACGCTACGGTTCCATCCCCCCCGAAGTGAGGGAGCGGCTGAGATACGAACTGGATGTCATCGAACGGATGGGTTTTTCCGACTACTTTCTCGTCGTGTGGGATTTTGTCCGCTTCGCCCACGAACGGGGCATCGCCACGGGCCCCGGCCGGGGTTCCGCCGCGGGCAGCCTGGTCGCCTACGTGTTGCGCATCACCGACATCGATCCGCTCCGGTACGGGCTTCTCTTCGAGCGGTTTCTCAATCCGGAGCGGATCAGCATGCCGGACATCGACATCGATTTCAATTATGAGCGGCGGGATGAGGTGATCGAATACGTTTCCCGGAAATATGGACCGGACCGGGTGGCCCAGATCATCACCTTCGGGACGATGGCCCCCCGGGCGGCGGTGCGCGACGTGGGCCGGGTGATGGGGCTCCCCTATCCCGAGGTGGATCGGGTGGCCAAGTTGATCCCCGCTTCTCCGGGAATGACCCTCGAGAAGGCGTTTCAGGCGGAGCCCCGGTTGAAACAGCTGTGCGAAAGCAACCCGCGGATGGCCCGGCTGATGGAAGTGGTGAAAAAGGTGGAGGGACTGCCCCGGCATGCCTCCACCCACGCCGCCGGGCTGGTGATTTCGGAGAAGCCCCTTACGGAATACGTTCCCCTGATGCGGGGAAGCGACGGGGGCCGTCTCACCCAATACCCGATGGACGTGTTGGAGTCGATCGGCCTTTTGAAGGCGGATTTCCTCGGGCTTCGCAACCTGACGGTGATCGAGCGGGCCAAAGGCATCATCCGGGAGACGGAGGGCAAGGAAATCCGCTTCGACCGGATGGACATGGAGGATGAGGAAACCTACCGGATGCTGGGCAGGGGGGAAACCATCGGCGTGTTTCAGCTGGAATCGGCGGGAATGCGCCGGGTGCTCAGGGAACTCAAACCGTCCTGCTTCGAGGATCTCATCGCCGTCCTGGCCCTGTACCGTCCCGGCCCCATGGACCAGATTCCCCGTTTCATCCGGGCGAAGCACGGCAAGGAGCCCGTCATCTATCCCCATCCCGATCTGGAGCCGATCCTGAAGGACACCTACGGCATCATCGTCTACCAGGAGCAGATCATGCAGATCGCCTCCCGGATGGCCGGCTTCACCCTCGGCCAGGCCGATCTGCTGCGCCGGGCCGTGGCCAAGAAGAAGCGGGAACTGCTGAACGAACAGCGGGATGCGTTTTTGGCCGGCTGCCGGGCCAACGGTTATGATGAGGAGACGGGGCGCCGGGTGTACGATCTGATCGTCCGGTTCGCCGATTACGGGTTTAACCGCAGCCACTCCGCCGCCTATGCGGTGCTGGCTTATCAGACCGCCTATTTGAAAGCCAATCATCCGCTGGCCTTCATGGCGGCCCTCCTCACGACGGTGATGGGAAGCCAGGGGAAAATGGCCGAATACGTCGAGGAGTGCCGCCGCATGGGCATCGAGGTGCTGCCCCCCGACGTGAACCGGAGCGGCCGCTCTTTCCGCGTGGAGGGAAAAGCGATCCGCTTCGGACTGGAGGCGGTCAAAAACGTGGGAACCCACGCGATCGAGGCCATCCTGCGGGAGAGGAAGCGCCGCCCCTTCCGCGATTTGTTCGACCTCTGCGCGCGGGTGGATTTGAGACACGTGAACCGGCGGGTCCTGGAATCCCTGATCCAGTGCGGGGCCACGGAGTCCCTGGAGGGACACCGGGCGCTGCAATTGGCCATGTTGGACGAGGCGATCGAGCGGGGGAGCGCTTTCCAACAGCTCCGTTCCGAGGATCAGTTGGATCTCTTCGAGGATGAGACGCTCACCCTTTCCTCTCCCCGTTTTGATTACAGCAACACCGTTCCCTTCAGCCGAAAGGAGATCCTCGAAATGGAACGGGAACTGCTCGGGCTGTATCTTTCCGGCCATCCCCTGGATGGCTATCGGAAGGCGCTGCCCCGCCTCACGACCCACACCCTCGCCGAGCTGGAGGAGTGCCGGGACGGGGAACGGGTCTCCATCGCGGGGATGATCACCCATGTGAAGCCGATCACCACCCGGAAAGGGGAGCCGATGGCCTTTGTCACGGCGGAGGACTGGTCCCGGCAGGTGGAGGTGATCCTCTTTCCCCGGACTTATCAAAAATACCGGCCCTTGCTTCAGACGGACCGGCCGGTTCGCATCTCCGGGCGGATCAACCTCCATGAGGAGGGGGTGAAGATCTTGGCCGACACCCTGGAGGATCTGGAACGGCTTGCGAAAGATCCGCCCGCCGTGCCGGAGGCCTCGGCCCGGACTTCTCAGGCTTCGCCCGCCCGAAAGGGGGTGCCTGGCGGGGAGGAGTCGCCCGCCGCGGCCTTTATCCGGATTTCTCCCCGGCACGAGGACGGTCAGGTGCTTCAGTCCCTGAAACAGGTGCTCCTCCGGCACCGGGGGGACGTTCCCGTGTACCTCTTCTATGAGCGGACGAAAAGAGTGCTGGCCCTGCCCGTTTCCAAGTACGGAATCCGCCCGTCGGAAGAATGCCGCGCACGCATTGAGGAAATCCTAGGAAAACGCACCTTCCGCCTGAAGGAGCCCCCTCGGGCGGAAGGTGGGGATTGCACCGATTGA
- a CDS encoding YtrH family sporulation protein yields MGGFWSTTVLDFFIALGVVLGGSLLGGIGYLFGDEPPMSKMVHLADQLKIWAMVAAIGGTFDAIRAFEINLLGGQLEEVAQQLAFIFSAFIGAHTGYLLIRWLIQGDW; encoded by the coding sequence ATGGGAGGATTTTGGTCCACAACCGTTCTCGATTTTTTCATCGCCCTGGGCGTCGTCCTCGGGGGAAGCCTGCTCGGGGGGATCGGCTATCTGTTCGGGGACGAACCGCCGATGAGCAAAATGGTCCACCTGGCCGACCAACTGAAGATCTGGGCCATGGTCGCCGCCATCGGAGGAACCTTCGACGCCATCCGCGCCTTTGAAATCAATCTCCTCGGAGGCCAATTGGAAGAGGTCGCCCAACAGCTGGCCTTCATCTTCAGCGCCTTCATCGGGGCCCACACGGGTTATCTGCTGATCCGCTGGCTGATCCAAGGGGATTGGTAG
- the nosD gene encoding nitrous oxide reductase family maturation protein NosD, with translation MERKVILCLFFIAILFVWMPEKAESAVREVGEGKPYAQVTEALRVAESGDVIRVYPGEYRGNLVIDRSVTLEAVEIGKAKIIGTGEGNVITVRHPGVTIRGFEISSGGLNYLKNDAAIMVTRDGARIEKNRIRQSLFGIYLKKSSNHVIRENDIVGREERSFSERGNGLQIYYSHRNRVEKNRFRHVRDGIYVEFSHRNRLHSNRVEDSRYGVHYMWSDDNVFEGNVFLRNVSGAAIMFSKRVKLTNNRFENSQGLRSFGMFLQTVEDSEACDNLFLHNSIGVFSDLSRNIQIHHNTFLANDIGMEMLGSNWDSVVYQNNFIDNLQHLAVNEQTTKIDWFRGERGNYWSDYEGVDVSGKGIGEPEYQSGNLFEYLMTKYPHTRLFIQSPTAKMLEAIDHWFPVVSRPSVTDPYPLMEPVRHETYDQLRRRPEEGGGAAFALVISAALLLMGGGAFWVVHRRNR, from the coding sequence GTGGAACGAAAAGTCATCCTCTGCTTGTTCTTCATAGCGATCCTTTTCGTGTGGATGCCGGAAAAAGCGGAGTCCGCCGTCCGGGAAGTGGGTGAAGGGAAGCCCTATGCACAAGTGACCGAGGCCCTTCGTGTGGCGGAAAGCGGAGACGTGATCCGCGTCTATCCCGGTGAATACCGCGGGAACCTGGTGATCGACCGATCCGTCACCTTGGAAGCGGTGGAGATAGGGAAGGCGAAAATCATCGGCACCGGCGAGGGAAACGTGATCACCGTCCGTCACCCCGGGGTGACCATCAGGGGCTTTGAAATTTCCTCCGGGGGACTCAATTATCTGAAAAACGACGCGGCCATCATGGTGACCCGGGACGGCGCCCGCATCGAAAAGAATCGGATTCGACAATCCCTCTTCGGCATCTACTTGAAAAAGTCGAGCAACCATGTGATCCGGGAAAACGATATCGTCGGCCGGGAAGAGCGTTCCTTTTCCGAACGGGGGAACGGTCTTCAAATCTATTATTCTCACCGCAACCGGGTGGAGAAAAACCGCTTTCGCCATGTGCGGGACGGGATCTATGTGGAGTTTTCCCACCGCAACCGGCTTCACTCCAACCGGGTGGAGGACTCCCGCTACGGTGTCCACTATATGTGGTCCGACGACAATGTGTTTGAGGGGAATGTGTTTCTCCGCAACGTATCGGGAGCGGCGATCATGTTTTCCAAACGGGTGAAGCTGACGAACAACCGGTTTGAGAACAGCCAGGGACTGCGGTCCTTCGGGATGTTCCTCCAAACCGTGGAGGACAGCGAAGCCTGCGACAATTTGTTCCTGCACAACTCCATCGGCGTCTTCAGCGATTTGTCCCGAAACATCCAAATCCACCACAACACCTTTCTGGCCAATGATATCGGGATGGAAATGTTGGGCAGCAATTGGGACAGCGTTGTATACCAGAACAATTTCATTGACAACCTGCAACATTTGGCCGTCAATGAACAAACGACGAAGATCGACTGGTTCAGAGGGGAAAGGGGCAATTACTGGAGCGATTATGAGGGAGTGGATGTCTCCGGGAAGGGGATCGGCGAGCCGGAATATCAGTCCGGCAACCTGTTTGAGTATTTGATGACCAAATATCCGCACACCCGTCTTTTTATCCAGAGTCCGACGGCCAAAATGCTCGAAGCGATTGACCACTGGTTTCCCGTTGTTTCCCGGCCGAGTGTGACGGATCCGTATCCGCTGATGGAGCCCGTCCGCCATGAAACCTATGACCAATTGCGGCGACGCCCGGAAGAGGGTGGGGGAGCGGCTTTCGCATTGGTGATTTCCGCGGCCCTGCTTTTGATGGGTGGAGGGGCGTTTTGGGTCGTACACAGAAGAAACCGGTGA
- a CDS encoding nitrous oxide reductase accessory protein NosL, translating into MGIAHSSKAGLVLILMLSVIGGCSGDSGPRPIDEAVDVCASCNMSVSDGPFAAEWVQKDGEVLKFDDIGCLADYLRKNDAEGTAYVRDFHSKEWIRADQVFFADSDLHTPMGSGIIAFRDEDRLQEFIRKEKGAKETTWEEVLRHARDEEAKH; encoded by the coding sequence ATGGGGATCGCCCATTCTTCCAAGGCGGGGTTGGTTTTGATCCTGATGCTGTCGGTGATCGGGGGATGCAGCGGTGATTCGGGTCCCCGACCGATCGATGAAGCGGTGGATGTGTGCGCTTCGTGCAACATGAGCGTGTCGGACGGGCCCTTTGCTGCGGAATGGGTGCAAAAGGACGGGGAAGTGCTCAAATTCGACGATATTGGATGTTTGGCCGATTACCTTCGCAAAAATGACGCGGAAGGAACAGCATATGTCCGGGATTTTCACAGCAAAGAGTGGATTCGGGCCGACCAAGTCTTCTTTGCGGATTCCGATCTTCACACCCCGATGGGTTCGGGCATTATCGCTTTCCGGGATGAGGATCGTCTGCAAGAGTTCATCCGGAAGGAAAAAGGGGCGAAAGAGACAACCTGGGAGGAAGTACTCCGTCACGCCCGGGATGAGGAGGCGAAACATTGA
- a CDS encoding ABC transporter permease → MKPAWKIKLETVGVLAEKEMLDAVRNRWFHVFVAFFFLLSASIIHFGLTESGGIGFESFNRTTASLLNLILFVIPLFTLILGGTSITGEREQGTLMLLMSKPITAAELVLGKYLGLAASMVLAIMIGFGLIGILTAFLLSPSEAKAYFIFVLLSILLTLSFLSVAILISAAAKKRATSVVGGIVVWFVAVMLYDFAVMGGATLFAGKMVDYFLLVCLLVNPVDSVRVLGIVHLGGDTVFGPSLVSLTRLLSGVSSEIFLLSGIAVWMIVPLFLAISVFQRRGGV, encoded by the coding sequence TTGAAACCGGCGTGGAAGATCAAGCTGGAAACGGTGGGTGTCCTCGCCGAGAAAGAAATGTTGGATGCCGTTCGCAACCGTTGGTTTCACGTGTTTGTGGCGTTCTTTTTCCTGTTGTCCGCATCCATTATCCATTTTGGATTGACGGAAAGCGGAGGGATCGGCTTTGAGAGTTTTAATCGCACCACGGCCAGCCTTTTGAATTTGATCCTGTTTGTCATTCCCCTGTTCACCCTGATTTTGGGCGGAACATCCATCACCGGGGAACGTGAGCAGGGAACGCTGATGCTGCTGATGTCCAAACCGATCACGGCCGCCGAGCTGGTCCTGGGCAAGTATCTGGGTCTTGCGGCATCCATGGTTTTGGCCATCATGATCGGATTTGGCCTGATCGGCATCCTCACCGCCTTCCTCTTGTCCCCCTCCGAGGCAAAAGCGTATTTCATTTTTGTACTTCTTTCCATCCTGTTGACACTCTCTTTTCTCAGCGTGGCCATCCTGATCTCCGCTGCGGCGAAAAAGCGGGCGACCTCCGTGGTCGGCGGCATCGTCGTCTGGTTTGTTGCGGTGATGCTCTATGACTTTGCCGTCATGGGGGGAGCGACACTTTTCGCCGGGAAAATGGTCGATTATTTTCTCCTGGTTTGCCTGTTGGTGAATCCCGTCGACTCCGTCCGCGTTTTGGGCATCGTACATCTGGGGGGAGATACGGTTTTTGGTCCCAGCTTGGTGTCGTTGACACGGCTGTTGAGCGGCGTTTCCAGCGAAATTTTTCTGCTGTCGGGGATTGCGGTCTGGATGATTGTCCCCCTGTTCCTTGCCATTTCTGTCTTTCAAAGGAGGGGAGGGGTGTGA
- a CDS encoding phosphatidylglycerophosphatase A family protein yields MFYHYVIRLLEKRGVSLDSIAEIVLKLQRPYHDDLTLEECRESVEHVLRKREVQYAVITGVTLDMLAEEKKLPEPLQTILATDEPLYGMDEILALGITNVYGSIGLTNFGYLDKRKPLILGRLNRGKAGVHVFLDDLVAGVAAAASARIAHRLPEAERFEGDR; encoded by the coding sequence GTGTTTTACCATTACGTCATCCGTCTGTTGGAAAAAAGAGGAGTATCCCTTGATTCCATCGCCGAGATCGTCTTGAAACTGCAAAGACCGTACCACGACGACCTGACCCTGGAAGAATGCAGGGAGAGCGTGGAACACGTTTTGCGGAAGCGGGAAGTGCAATACGCCGTCATCACCGGCGTTACCCTGGACATGCTGGCGGAGGAGAAAAAGTTGCCCGAACCCCTGCAGACGATCCTGGCCACCGATGAACCCCTTTACGGCATGGACGAGATTCTCGCCCTCGGAATCACCAATGTGTACGGGAGCATCGGCCTGACCAATTTCGGTTACCTGGACAAGCGAAAGCCCCTGATCCTCGGCCGGCTGAATCGGGGAAAGGCGGGGGTGCACGTTTTTCTGGACGATCTGGTGGCGGGCGTCGCCGCCGCGGCTTCGGCCCGTATCGCCCACCGCTTGCCCGAGGCGGAGCGGTTTGAGGGGGACCGGTGA
- a CDS encoding ABC transporter ATP-binding protein yields the protein MTSWVVVDHVSKAYNGKKAVDDLSFHIDRGEIFALLGPNGAGKSTLIRMMTGLIQPDAGQIRMNGERVLPFKKEVKRYFSFLPETMSLYPNLTAGETLHFFSRLQRISRNRCDEVLDVVGLLEVKDKKIGGFSKGMRQRLGLAVALLDKAPLLILDEPTSGLDPYWASRFKEIIRRKKREGTSVFFASHDLYEVESLADRIAILNEGKLYYLGTVDDLKSKHPTEIRIQVRFEIPQDPDGLARELGVATFRRGDWIQLICRRDDKVRILRSLEKGGRKLADLHIHETTLEEIYRAISGGTPSPEMDKL from the coding sequence GTGACTTCCTGGGTGGTGGTGGACCATGTTTCCAAAGCGTATAACGGAAAAAAAGCGGTGGATGATCTTTCCTTCCATATCGATCGCGGAGAAATTTTTGCGCTGTTGGGACCCAATGGAGCGGGAAAAAGCACCCTGATTCGGATGATGACCGGCCTGATTCAACCCGATGCCGGACAAATTCGGATGAACGGAGAACGGGTTTTGCCCTTCAAAAAGGAAGTCAAAAGATATTTTTCCTTTTTGCCGGAGACGATGTCCCTTTATCCCAACTTGACGGCGGGTGAGACGTTGCACTTTTTCTCCAGATTGCAAAGGATTTCCCGGAACAGATGTGACGAAGTGCTGGATGTCGTGGGACTTTTGGAGGTTAAGGACAAAAAAATCGGCGGTTTTTCCAAGGGGATGAGACAACGGCTGGGATTGGCGGTCGCGCTGTTGGATAAGGCACCGCTTTTGATATTGGATGAACCCACATCCGGGTTGGATCCCTATTGGGCATCCCGGTTCAAGGAAATTATCCGTCGGAAAAAACGGGAAGGCACCAGCGTTTTTTTCGCTTCCCACGATCTTTATGAGGTGGAGTCCTTGGCGGACCGGATCGCGATCCTGAATGAAGGAAAACTCTACTATTTGGGAACCGTGGATGACCTCAAATCGAAGCATCCCACAGAAATCCGGATTCAAGTTCGGTTTGAGATTCCCCAGGATCCGGACGGGTTGGCCCGGGAGCTGGGAGTTGCCACTTTCCGGAGGGGGGATTGGATCCAATTGATCTGCCGGAGGGACGACAAGGTGAGGATTCTTCGTTCTTTGGAAAAGGGCGGAAGAAAATTGGCGGACCTTCACATCCACGAGACGACCCTGGAGGAGATCTATCGTGCCATTTCCGGGGGAACGCCTTCCCCGGAGATGGACAAGTTGTGA
- a CDS encoding aspartate aminotransferase family protein, which yields MATSVHPVHPLVGKTAGSAALHEEAARYLPGGVTANIKYFDPYPIAMDSASGARMKDVDGNEYIDYNLCYGALILGHGDPRVKRAVLEQLNRMGTTVLGTPHRLEVDMARTLVELYPGIDTVRFTNSGLEATLLAIRLAMAWTGRPKLAKFEGHYHGGYDQVLISVHPKRRSENRLPSVHPDSRGIPDYYLKNTVVLPFNDLDGTEEILRRHGHELAAVIIEPVQGGFIPPKMEFLKGLREMTRACGALLIFDEVKTGFRVGLSGAQGRYGVIPDLTALGKVLGGGFPVGAVGGRREIMDICAPSARSSDILSIGSQGKESRASDTLFHSGTYNGHPTVLAAGMATIEALRRPGVYAEVEKAAEALRAGMEEILKRNGVPGQTVGVGSIFNLVLDEGPINQIQDILRSELSLRRRIDYALLDQGIYVKPLNRFSLSTAHTPDVIEETLDRFERGVKQTVKGR from the coding sequence ATGGCGACATCGGTACATCCGGTTCATCCGCTCGTCGGCAAGACGGCGGGTTCCGCGGCGCTTCACGAGGAAGCGGCCCGCTATCTTCCCGGCGGAGTGACCGCCAACATCAAATATTTCGATCCCTATCCGATCGCGATGGACTCGGCAAGCGGCGCCCGCATGAAGGATGTGGACGGAAACGAGTATATCGACTACAACCTCTGCTACGGGGCGCTGATACTGGGACACGGCGACCCGCGGGTGAAGAGGGCGGTGCTGGAGCAGTTGAACCGGATGGGTACGACCGTTCTGGGGACCCCCCATCGGTTGGAAGTGGACATGGCCCGGACGCTCGTTGAACTGTATCCGGGGATCGACACGGTCCGTTTCACCAATTCGGGCCTGGAGGCGACCCTGTTGGCCATCCGGTTGGCGATGGCTTGGACCGGGCGGCCGAAACTGGCCAAATTTGAAGGGCACTATCACGGGGGATACGATCAGGTGTTGATCAGTGTCCACCCGAAACGCAGAAGCGAAAATCGGCTTCCTTCCGTTCATCCCGATTCCAGGGGGATTCCCGACTATTACCTGAAAAACACGGTGGTGCTTCCCTTCAATGACTTGGACGGAACCGAGGAGATCCTTCGGCGCCACGGTCATGAGCTGGCCGCGGTGATCATCGAGCCGGTGCAGGGAGGATTTATCCCGCCGAAGATGGAATTCCTTAAGGGGCTGCGGGAGATGACGCGTGCCTGCGGGGCGCTCCTCATCTTTGACGAGGTGAAGACGGGCTTCCGCGTTGGGCTGTCGGGAGCCCAGGGCCGTTACGGGGTGATTCCCGATCTGACGGCTCTCGGCAAAGTGCTGGGCGGGGGCTTTCCCGTGGGCGCCGTGGGCGGCCGGAGGGAGATCATGGACATCTGCGCCCCTTCCGCCCGTTCCTCGGACATTCTTTCCATCGGTTCCCAGGGAAAGGAGAGCAGGGCTTCGGACACCCTGTTTCACAGCGGGACCTACAACGGCCATCCCACCGTGCTCGCTGCCGGCATGGCCACCATTGAAGCCCTCCGGAGACCCGGCGTGTATGCCGAAGTGGAAAAGGCGGCGGAGGCTCTTCGCGCGGGAATGGAAGAGATTTTGAAAAGAAACGGGGTTCCGGGACAAACGGTGGGAGTGGGGAGCATTTTCAACCTGGTGCTCGACGAAGGACCGATAAACCAGATTCAGGACATTCTGCGCTCCGAGCTCTCCCTCCGCCGGAGGATCGACTATGCCCTGTTGGATCAGGGTATCTACGTGAAACCTCTCAACCGGTTCAGCCTTTCCACGGCCCATACGCCGGACGTGATTGAAGAAACGCTGGACCGTTTCGAGAGGGGGGTGAAACAAACGGTCAAAGGCAGGTGA
- a CDS encoding MurR/RpiR family transcriptional regulator, whose amino-acid sequence MKKKKVSVFRRIREKSDGMSRSHQKVAAYMEAHPDRAPFLTAAQMAQLAGVSEATVIRFATYLGFSGFSEMQKHLREEIRERLTTVERLDLAEDAYPEEQRVVYEVLHDDLGNLQQTMHMLDASAFAEAVGMISRARMISVVAFRSSHALGYFLTFYLNLILENAKLIQQSDTMFEQLSPLRSDDLLIGIGFPRYTARTIQAIQFARNRGVKTLAITDSHGSPLAREAEVYLVATSRLPSFVDSYVAPLSLINALITAVGRKNKAAVSRRLKVMEEVWSKEGIYFPQ is encoded by the coding sequence GTGAAAAAGAAGAAGGTGAGCGTGTTTCGGAGGATTCGTGAAAAAAGCGACGGGATGAGCCGGTCCCATCAAAAGGTGGCGGCCTATATGGAGGCTCATCCCGATCGCGCCCCGTTTTTGACGGCTGCCCAGATGGCCCAACTGGCCGGGGTGAGTGAGGCGACGGTGATCCGGTTCGCCACTTACCTCGGATTTTCCGGTTTTTCCGAGATGCAGAAGCACCTCCGGGAGGAAATCCGCGAACGGCTGACCACGGTGGAACGGCTTGATCTGGCTGAAGACGCTTATCCGGAGGAACAGCGGGTCGTCTACGAGGTGCTGCACGACGATCTGGGCAACCTCCAGCAGACGATGCACATGTTGGACGCCTCCGCCTTCGCCGAAGCCGTCGGCATGATCAGCCGTGCGCGGATGATCTCCGTTGTCGCCTTCCGCAGTTCCCACGCCTTGGGTTATTTCCTCACCTTCTACCTCAATTTGATTCTGGAAAACGCCAAACTGATCCAACAGTCGGATACGATGTTTGAACAGCTTTCCCCCCTTCGCTCCGACGATCTTTTGATCGGGATCGGCTTTCCGCGCTATACGGCCCGCACCATCCAAGCCATTCAGTTTGCAAGGAACCGAGGGGTGAAGACCCTGGCCATCACCGACTCCCATGGTTCTCCCCTGGCCCGCGAGGCGGAGGTCTACCTGGTCGCGACCAGCCGGCTTCCCTCCTTTGTGGACTCGTACGTGGCTCCCCTCAGTCTGATCAATGCCCTGATCACGGCGGTGGGTCGAAAAAACAAGGCCGCGGTTTCCCGCCGCCTCAAGGTCATGGAAGAGGTTTGGAGCAAGGAGGGAATTTATTTTCCCCAATAG
- a CDS encoding YtpI family protein, which yields MISLILFVTVILAAFFFFTNSYASRKTEGIKRKLHQAKTNVSMGVLFVAIGAFQLLLPVQHWFRALLIAFIFAVGLINLFYGIRNWRKFRTAAEEK from the coding sequence ATGATTTCCCTCATTCTGTTCGTCACGGTCATCCTCGCCGCGTTTTTCTTTTTCACCAACAGTTACGCTTCCCGCAAAACCGAAGGAATCAAGCGGAAGCTGCATCAGGCGAAAACCAACGTCAGCATGGGCGTCCTGTTTGTCGCCATCGGCGCGTTCCAATTGCTCCTGCCCGTCCAACACTGGTTTCGCGCCCTGCTGATCGCCTTTATTTTCGCCGTCGGGCTGATCAACCTGTTCTACGGCATCCGCAACTGGCGAAAATTCCGTACGGCGGCGGAGGAAAAATAA